A window of the Hordeum vulgare subsp. vulgare chromosome 5H, MorexV3_pseudomolecules_assembly, whole genome shotgun sequence genome harbors these coding sequences:
- the LOC123396620 gene encoding peroxidase P7-like, giving the protein MASSSSRGPCWVALALLLFVALVSTANGDELSAGYYEKTCPNVQHVVRSVMASRVAAQPRMAPAVLRLFFHDCFINGCDASVLLDATPFSPGEKDAEPNDSLTGYSVIDDIKSALEQGCPATVSCADVIALASRDAVALLGGPTWSVPLGRKDSRFAADPESTKKGLPSPKDNLGELVTMFAELNLDARDMTALSGAHTVGMANCETYRDRVYGGNGDIDPSFAEATRQTCQAPSGRAPFDVQTPMRFDNAYYRNLIARRGLLTSDQTLYGGGGLQDNLVEMYSADGEAFARDFAKAMVKMGNIPPPKGMPVEVRLKCSMANY; this is encoded by the exons ATGGCGTCCTCCAGCTCCAGGGGCCCTTGTTGGGTCGCGCTCGCGCTGCTCCTTTTCGTTGCTCTGGTGAGCACCGCCAATGGCGACGAGCTCTCCGCGGGTTACTACGAGAAGACGTGCCCCAACGTGCAGCACGTCGTGCGATCAGTGATGGCGAGCAGGGTCGCCGCCCAGCCGAGGATGGCGCCCGCCGTCCTCCGCCTCTTCTTCCACGACTGCTTCATCAAC GGATGTGATGCTTCCGTTCTCCTGGACGCAACTCCCTTCTCCCCGGGCGAGAAGGATGCGGAGCCCAACGACTCCCTCACCGGCTACTCCGTGATTGACGACATCAAGTCGGCGCTCGAGCAGGGCTGTCCGGCAACCGTCTCCTGCGCCGACGTCATCGCCCTCGCCTCCCGCGACGCCGTGGCCCTGCTCGGAGGCCCCACCTGGAGCGTGCCCCTCGGCCGCAAGGACTCACGCTTCGCCGCCGACCCGGAGTCCACCAAGAAGGGCCTCCCTAGCCCCAAAGACAACCTCGGCGAGCTCGTCACCATGTTCGCAGAGCTCAACCTCGACGCCCGTGACATGACCGCGCTCTCCGGCGCCCACACCGTCGGGATGGCCAACTGCGAGACGTACAGGGACCGCGTTTACGGCGGCAACGGCGACATCGACCCCTCCTTCGCAGAGGCCACCCGGCAGACGTGCCAGGCTCCTTCTGGTAGAGCGCCGTTCGACGTGCAGACGCCCATGAGGTTCGACAACGCTTACTACCGGAACCTTATCGCGCGGCGCGGTCTCCTCACCTCCGACCAGACTCTCTACGGCGGTGGAGGTCTGCAGGACAATCTCGTGGAGATGTACAGCGCCGACGGCGAGGCGTTCGCGAGGGACTTCGCCAAGGCCATGGTGAAGATGGGAAACATACCTCCGCCCAAGGGAATGCCCGTGGAGGTGAGGCTCAAGTGCTCCATGGCCAACTATTGA